In Patescibacteria group bacterium, a genomic segment contains:
- a CDS encoding Hsp20/alpha crystallin family protein, with amino-acid sequence MDLVPWKPLDRLWDPFSEIEQLQERMNSLFSSSLARFPEKKGQMMFKGWGPEVDIHDLKDKVVVKADIPGMEKKDFDISVYGNTLVIKGEKKHAQEIKEKDCVRSERFYGSFNRTVTLPAEVDDRRVKATYKEGVLELILPKKKGSRYRNIKVEVK; translated from the coding sequence ATGGATTTAGTTCCTTGGAAACCACTAGACCGTTTATGGGATCCATTCTCTGAAATTGAGCAGCTCCAGGAGCGCATGAACAGCCTTTTTAGTTCCTCGCTTGCCCGGTTTCCCGAGAAAAAGGGCCAGATGATGTTTAAGGGCTGGGGCCCTGAAGTGGATATTCACGACCTTAAAGACAAGGTAGTGGTTAAGGCGGATATTCCCGGCATGGAGAAGAAGGATTTTGATATTTCAGTATATGGCAACACCCTGGTTATTAAAGGCGAGAAGAAACACGCGCAAGAGATTAAGGAAAAGGATTGCGTACGCTCAGAAAGGTTCTACGGCAGCTTTAACCGCACGGTTACTCTTCCGGCAGAGGTTGATGACCGCAGAGTAAAAGCAACATATAAGGAAGGGGTATTAGAGCTTATTCTTCCCAAAAAGAAAGGCTCACGATACCGGAATATTAAAGTCGAAGTAAAATAA
- a CDS encoding phospholipase D-like domain-containing protein, which produces MANYVRNILEKGNKVNQPLITLIIVLAVFGITARAFCYQADVTDISGNKYFPAVNEAITKAEKSINVVMFAVESSLSRLDSKPNKLINALIEAKNRGVDVEVILDQNIDFVQRRHASDWEAKIKCTRAYKRFKEAGIKVYYDEPARYTHAKAVIIDKKIVILGSTNWTESSFDNNIETSVLINSPQLAEEILAYLKTIKIDTKIDEYLDTIGPSVPLSWEFIENPKLAPLLIKDQAERAFDVYLYLLWKYDGNPQAKLTLFYDDLAKYLGIYEGWTSENYRRQIIKVFKKLEQKYRLLKFEPRYAKEAAITLLNYDEGRGIYAIPDEQYFELPDDYFKLGWNRELSLRAKFCYLINLANTDISDIKPYWSKSVNTITKQFGDIGQDVINKGMGELRRKSLLEVKYDELSGKLYEQRRPKMYKLLKLYDPKVREAQLGAIEEKYSKEAFTKARKYAEIVFEENNPEVIEDIILKTKEYGAKEIKRVFDAVSQKNIDNPKRTYIYVTRIIGRTE; this is translated from the coding sequence TTGGCAAATTATGTCCGAAACATATTGGAAAAGGGTAATAAAGTAAACCAGCCTTTAATAACGCTCATAATAGTCCTTGCTGTTTTTGGAATTACGGCAAGGGCTTTTTGTTATCAAGCGGACGTTACCGATATTAGTGGGAATAAATATTTTCCTGCCGTAAATGAAGCCATTACTAAAGCAGAGAAGTCGATAAACGTTGTGATGTTTGCGGTAGAGTCGTCTTTATCCAGGCTGGATTCAAAGCCCAATAAGCTTATAAATGCGCTTATCGAAGCAAAGAATAGGGGAGTGGACGTAGAAGTTATCTTAGATCAAAATATTGATTTTGTTCAGAGAAGGCACGCAAGCGACTGGGAAGCCAAAATCAAGTGCACAAGAGCTTACAAGCGCTTCAAAGAAGCAGGAATAAAGGTTTACTATGATGAACCGGCAAGATATACTCACGCCAAAGCTGTCATTATAGACAAAAAAATAGTCATCTTGGGTAGCACTAACTGGACCGAATCTTCCTTTGACAATAATATCGAAACAAGCGTCTTAATTAACTCTCCACAATTAGCGGAAGAAATCTTAGCTTACTTAAAAACCATTAAGATAGACACAAAAATAGACGAATACCTCGACACAATCGGCCCATCCGTTCCGCTATCTTGGGAGTTTATAGAAAATCCGAAACTCGCGCCTCTCTTGATAAAGGACCAAGCCGAGAGAGCTTTCGATGTTTATTTATATCTGCTATGGAAATATGACGGTAATCCGCAAGCTAAATTAACGCTCTTTTACGATGACCTTGCCAAGTATCTCGGTATTTATGAAGGTTGGACAAGCGAAAATTACAGAAGACAGATAATTAAAGTATTTAAGAAATTAGAGCAAAAATACAGATTGCTCAAATTTGAGCCTCGGTACGCGAAGGAAGCAGCAATAACGCTATTGAATTACGATGAAGGCAGGGGGATATATGCGATACCAGATGAACAGTATTTTGAGCTCCCTGACGATTATTTTAAATTGGGCTGGAACAGGGAATTATCCCTAAGAGCCAAATTCTGCTATCTTATAAATCTTGCCAATACCGACATAAGCGACATAAAGCCGTATTGGTCAAAAAGCGTAAATACAATAACTAAGCAATTCGGCGATATTGGCCAGGATGTTATCAATAAAGGGATGGGCGAATTAAGACGTAAAAGCTTACTTGAAGTAAAATACGATGAATTATCCGGCAAGCTCTATGAGCAGAGAAGGCCCAAGATGTACAAGCTCTTAAAACTCTATGATCCGAAAGTGCGGGAGGCGCAGCTTGGGGCGATAGAGGAGAAGTATAGCAAAGAAGCCTTTACCAAGGCAAGAAAATACGCGGAAATTGTCTTTGAAGAGAATAACCCCGAAGTGATAGAAGACATAATCTTGAAGACAAAAGAATATGGAGCGAAAGAAATAAAGAGGGTTTTTGACGCCGTCAGCCAGAAAAATATAGATAATCCCAAGCGGACCTATATTTATGTAACGCGGATAATAGGAAGGACAGAATAA
- a CDS encoding polysaccharide deacetylase family protein, giving the protein MFKRGLFITGLFAVCFLPLGILANKAHAVLDKTKDKIGVVYWHGNPAERKIALTFDDGPNEPYTSQILNILKSYNIKATFFLIGKNVDSYPEIARRIVREGHCIGNHTYSHPDLALELKFQIDEQIKACEDAIFNATGIRTNLFRPPYGLDNPWVFREAENLGYVIIKWSVTGGNGGAEITADKIVKRILDSVENGSIILLHDGNRLAKGADRSQLVKALPVIIESLQRRGYQFVTIPELLNLNSRIPDIPTAI; this is encoded by the coding sequence ATGTTCAAGAGAGGTCTATTTATAACAGGTCTTTTTGCGGTATGTTTTCTTCCCCTGGGCATTCTTGCGAATAAGGCGCATGCTGTATTAGACAAAACAAAAGACAAGATTGGCGTTGTATATTGGCACGGCAATCCCGCAGAAAGAAAAATCGCGCTTACCTTTGACGACGGTCCGAATGAGCCTTATACGTCGCAGATTTTAAATATCCTTAAATCATATAATATCAAAGCCACCTTTTTCTTGATCGGCAAAAACGTAGATTCCTATCCAGAAATAGCCAGGAGGATAGTAAGAGAAGGACATTGCATAGGCAATCATACTTACAGTCATCCTGATTTAGCTTTGGAGTTGAAGTTCCAAATTGACGAGCAGATAAAAGCATGTGAAGACGCCATATTTAATGCCACAGGCATACGGACAAATCTATTCAGGCCTCCTTACGGCCTTGATAACCCATGGGTTTTTAGGGAGGCAGAAAACTTGGGTTACGTAATAATCAAGTGGTCAGTAACCGGCGGCAACGGAGGAGCAGAGATAACGGCAGATAAGATTGTAAAGAGAATACTGGATAGCGTTGAAAACGGTTCTATTATACTGCTTCATGACGGAAACAGGCTTGCCAAAGGGGCAGACCGTAGCCAACTGGTAAAAGCGCTGCCTGTAATTATCGAATCCCTTCAAAGGAGAGGCTATCAATTTGTTACAATACCGGAATTATTGAATCTTAATAGTCGTATTCCGGATATTCCCACAGCCATATAA
- a CDS encoding MoxR family ATPase, producing the protein MNYTGVTAINEKVKQESSFVISLKQEIEKVIVGQKYLIERLLVGLLANGHMLVEGVPGLAKTLSVKTLSHAINTKFQRIQFTPDLLPADLIGTLVYNPKDGAFTTKKGPIFANIILADEINRAPAKVQSALLEAMQERQVTIGENTFKLDEPFLVMATQNPIEQEGTYPLPEAQVDRFMLKINITYPNKDEERKILKEMSVTDKEIKVSPVVGPEDIKRARRVVNEIYMDEKLENYIIDIVFATREPAKYKLNDLTNLIQYGASPRASIYLTLASKAYAFIQGRGYVTPQDVKSIGPDILRHRVIVSYEAEAEEKTSEDIIKRIFDEVEVP; encoded by the coding sequence ATGAATTATACGGGCGTAACGGCAATTAACGAAAAGGTAAAGCAGGAAAGCAGTTTTGTCATCAGCCTAAAGCAGGAGATAGAAAAGGTTATTGTCGGGCAAAAATATTTGATTGAGCGGCTCTTAGTTGGGCTTTTAGCCAATGGCCATATGCTTGTTGAAGGCGTGCCCGGACTTGCCAAAACACTTTCTGTAAAAACCCTATCGCATGCGATTAATACGAAATTCCAGAGAATTCAGTTTACCCCTGACCTTCTGCCTGCGGATTTAATCGGGACGCTTGTTTATAATCCTAAAGATGGGGCATTTACTACCAAAAAAGGCCCTATTTTTGCCAATATTATTTTGGCTGATGAGATTAACCGCGCTCCGGCAAAAGTGCAGAGCGCGCTCTTAGAAGCAATGCAGGAAAGACAAGTTACCATTGGCGAGAATACTTTTAAATTAGACGAGCCGTTTTTGGTGATGGCTACACAAAACCCGATAGAACAAGAAGGAACCTATCCTTTGCCTGAAGCGCAGGTTGACAGGTTTATGCTAAAAATCAACATCACCTATCCGAATAAAGATGAAGAGCGCAAGATTCTTAAAGAAATGAGTGTTACGGATAAGGAGATAAAGGTTTCTCCGGTAGTCGGGCCCGAAGACATTAAGCGCGCCCGGAGAGTAGTTAATGAAATCTATATGGATGAGAAGCTTGAGAATTACATTATTGATATTGTGTTTGCTACCAGAGAGCCAGCCAAATATAAGTTGAACGATTTAACCAATTTAATCCAGTATGGCGCTTCTCCACGCGCAAGCATTTATTTGACGCTTGCCTCAAAAGCTTATGCTTTTATCCAGGGTAGAGGCTATGTCACGCCACAGGATGTAAAGTCCATTGGTCCGGATATCTTAAGGCATAGGGTGATTGTCAGCTACGAAGCAGAGGCAGAGGAGAAGACGTCGGAAGATATTATTAAGCGTATATTTGATGAGGTTGAGGTTCCTTAA
- a CDS encoding DUF58 domain-containing protein has translation MIPKEVLKQIRRIQITTSRMVTDVFSGQYQSVFKGRGMEFDEVREYQVGDEIRSIDWNVTARMGHPYIKKFMEERELTVMLLLDLSGSSYFGTVNKLKRQIAAEICSVLAFSAIRNNDKVGLIIFTDKIEKFVPAKKGISHVLRIIREALYFNPQGKKTDIPAALEYLNKVCKRSTVTFIVSDFYDANFEKPLSIANKRHDLVSITITDPKELDLPNIGMAQFDDPETGKTFNLDTSNETLRRSFRENALKITGERKKTFDRLGVDSVDIRCDIPYNRTLFKFFRMRERRLR, from the coding sequence ATGATCCCTAAAGAAGTTTTAAAACAGATTAGGCGCATTCAGATAACCACCTCGCGTATGGTTACTGATGTATTTTCCGGGCAATACCAGAGTGTGTTTAAGGGAAGGGGTATGGAGTTTGATGAAGTGCGAGAATACCAGGTAGGTGATGAAATCCGCTCTATTGACTGGAATGTTACTGCGCGCATGGGGCATCCATATATTAAGAAGTTTATGGAGGAAAGAGAGCTGACGGTAATGTTGTTATTGGATTTGTCTGGCTCTTCTTATTTCGGCACAGTTAATAAATTAAAAAGGCAAATTGCCGCAGAGATTTGCTCGGTCTTGGCTTTTTCGGCAATTCGCAATAATGATAAAGTAGGGCTGATTATTTTTACTGATAAAATCGAGAAATTTGTCCCGGCCAAAAAAGGCATAAGCCATGTTCTGCGCATCATTAGAGAGGCATTGTATTTTAACCCACAAGGCAAAAAAACAGACATTCCCGCGGCCTTAGAATATCTCAATAAAGTATGCAAGCGTAGCACAGTTACTTTTATTGTCTCTGATTTTTATGATGCTAACTTTGAGAAGCCGCTTTCCATTGCCAATAAGCGCCACGATTTGGTGAGTATTACTATAACCGACCCCAAAGAGCTGGATTTGCCTAATATCGGCATGGCGCAATTCGATGATCCGGAAACCGGCAAGACATTTAATCTGGATACCTCAAATGAAACTTTACGCCGCTCTTTCCGGGAGAACGCATTAAAGATAACAGGCGAACGCAAGAAAACATTTGATAGATTGGGGGTAGATAGCGTAGATATCCGCTGCGATATCCCCTACAACCGCACCTTATTTAAATTTTTCCGCATGCGGGAAAGGAGGTTACGTTAA
- the groL gene encoding chaperonin GroEL (60 kDa chaperone family; promotes refolding of misfolded polypeptides especially under stressful conditions; forms two stacked rings of heptamers to form a barrel-shaped 14mer; ends can be capped by GroES; misfolded proteins enter the barrel where they are refolded when GroES binds): MAKQLSFGEEARQKILKGVEKLSDAVVVTLGPKGRNVVLDKKFGSPTITKDGVTVAKEIELEDAYENMGAQMVKEVAEKTSDTAGDGTTTATLLTHSIYKEGMKNVTAGANPMGLKRGIDKAVEVVIDELKRMAKPIKDKKETSQIATISANGDETIGNLLADAMDKVGKDGVVTVEEAKSMATTLDVVEGMQFDQGYLSPYFVTDAERMECVLEEPYILIYEKKISAVKDIIPLLEKTAQQGKPLLIISEEVEGEALATLVVNKIRGTLNVCAVKAPGYGDRRKAMLQDIAILTGGKMLAEDLGIKLESTQLSDLGKAKRVKIDKENTTIIEGAGKTSDIKGRIEQIKKEIDKTDSDYDREKLQERLAKLSGGVAVVNVGAATETEMKEKKMRVEDALHATRAAVEEGIVPGGGVALLRTIPRVEALKLEGDEKIGVDIVRRALEEPIRQIAQNAGVEGVVVAQKVKDEKGSFGYNAETGEYTDLIKSGVIDPVKVVRLAIQNASSIAGLMLTTEAVVCDLPEKEKMPPMPPSPHGEY, translated from the coding sequence ATGGCAAAACAACTTTCTTTTGGTGAAGAGGCCAGGCAGAAAATATTAAAAGGCGTAGAGAAATTGTCTGATGCGGTAGTAGTTACCTTAGGTCCCAAAGGCCGTAATGTAGTTTTGGATAAAAAATTCGGCTCACCGACTATTACTAAAGACGGCGTTACGGTAGCAAAAGAAATCGAGCTTGAGGATGCCTATGAAAATATGGGCGCTCAGATGGTTAAGGAAGTAGCTGAGAAGACATCTGATACTGCGGGTGATGGTACGACTACAGCTACGCTTTTGACTCACTCAATCTATAAGGAAGGCATGAAAAACGTCACTGCCGGCGCCAATCCTATGGGCCTTAAAAGAGGCATAGACAAGGCAGTGGAAGTGGTCATTGATGAGCTGAAAAGAATGGCAAAACCGATTAAAGACAAAAAAGAAACCAGCCAGATCGCCACTATCTCAGCCAACGGGGACGAAACCATAGGCAATCTCTTGGCTGATGCTATGGATAAAGTAGGCAAGGATGGCGTGGTCACTGTAGAAGAAGCAAAGTCTATGGCCACAACCCTTGATGTAGTTGAGGGTATGCAATTTGACCAGGGGTATCTTTCTCCTTACTTTGTGACTGATGCCGAGAGGATGGAGTGCGTGTTGGAAGAGCCGTATATTTTAATCTATGAGAAAAAAATATCGGCGGTAAAAGACATCATTCCATTGCTTGAGAAAACCGCCCAGCAGGGTAAGCCACTGCTAATTATTTCAGAAGAGGTTGAAGGCGAAGCCTTGGCAACCTTGGTAGTTAACAAGATTAGGGGTACGCTCAATGTCTGTGCGGTAAAAGCTCCGGGTTACGGCGACAGAAGAAAGGCAATGCTTCAAGATATTGCTATTCTAACCGGCGGGAAGATGCTTGCCGAAGACTTAGGTATCAAATTAGAGAGCACTCAGTTATCTGATTTGGGCAAAGCCAAGAGAGTCAAAATTGATAAGGAAAATACCACCATAATCGAAGGAGCGGGTAAAACCTCGGATATTAAAGGAAGAATTGAGCAAATAAAGAAGGAAATTGACAAAACCGATTCTGATTATGATCGGGAGAAACTTCAGGAACGTTTAGCAAAGCTCTCAGGTGGTGTGGCGGTAGTTAATGTGGGCGCTGCTACCGAAACTGAGATGAAAGAAAAGAAAATGCGCGTTGAGGATGCGCTTCATGCCACTAGGGCAGCAGTTGAAGAGGGTATTGTTCCTGGAGGCGGGGTTGCACTTCTAAGGACGATTCCCCGGGTGGAAGCTCTTAAACTTGAAGGGGATGAGAAAATAGGAGTTGATATTGTGAGGCGTGCCCTGGAAGAGCCAATCAGGCAGATTGCCCAGAATGCCGGGGTGGAAGGTGTGGTAGTAGCTCAAAAAGTCAAAGACGAAAAAGGCTCTTTTGGTTACAACGCCGAAACAGGCGAATACACTGATTTAATTAAGTCAGGTGTTATTGACCCGGTAAAAGTGGTGAGGCTTGCCATACAGAATGCTTCAAGTATTGCAGGGCTCATGCTTACTACAGAGGCAGTAGTTTGTGACCTCCCGGAAAAAGAAAAAATGCCTCCCATGCCGCCATCGCCGCATGGTGAGTATTAA
- a CDS encoding cytoplasmic protein yields MMWDEKEDEQDRQFEKMTATHLYCNNCGRSMPVQEILLLVLPDGELYDYRCMQCHESVGTRKETKRPSLEIKGG; encoded by the coding sequence ATGATGTGGGACGAAAAAGAAGACGAACAGGACCGGCAATTCGAAAAAATGACGGCTACGCATTTGTATTGCAACAATTGCGGCAGGTCAATGCCGGTGCAAGAAATATTGCTGTTGGTGTTGCCCGACGGTGAATTATACGATTACCGTTGTATGCAATGCCATGAATCAGTTGGCACGCGCAAGGAAACAAAAAGGCCATCTTTAGAGATAAAAGGCGGATAA
- a CDS encoding lysophospholipid acyltransferase family protein — MDIAKCIYRVSQGVFFVVLKLFFRLEIKGKENIPQNGPVILVANHFSLLDPFVVTCCTDRIIHWLVASWVFRIKPFSFFAKRIPFLKVEPGKGNNKEALKQAMSILRDGRVIGVFPEGKLAKNGGLNPFFSGTAYLGIKSKVPIIPLYINGSDKLHKISVFIGEEFSFDGIYDPANKEHLAECSLFIRHRIEELKNGADDRPKDLYSIKTPC, encoded by the coding sequence ATGGACATTGCTAAATGTATTTACCGGGTTTCTCAAGGGGTATTTTTTGTAGTATTAAAATTATTCTTCCGCTTAGAGATAAAAGGCAAGGAAAATATACCTCAAAATGGCCCTGTCATATTAGTTGCCAATCACTTCAGCCTTCTTGATCCATTCGTAGTCACCTGTTGCACAGACCGCATTATCCACTGGTTAGTAGCCAGTTGGGTTTTTAGAATCAAGCCCTTTTCTTTCTTTGCTAAACGGATTCCATTCTTAAAAGTAGAGCCGGGCAAAGGCAATAATAAAGAAGCGCTTAAACAGGCGATGAGCATTCTAAGGGACGGCCGTGTTATCGGAGTATTCCCTGAAGGGAAATTAGCAAAGAACGGCGGATTAAATCCATTCTTTTCTGGTACTGCGTATCTCGGAATCAAATCCAAAGTTCCTATCATTCCGCTATATATAAACGGTAGTGACAAACTGCATAAGATTTCAGTCTTCATTGGAGAAGAATTTTCTTTTGACGGAATATACGATCCTGCAAATAAAGAGCATTTGGCAGAATGCAGCCTGTTTATTAGACATAGAATAGAAGAATTAAAGAATGGAGCGGATGATAGGCCTAAGGATCTATATAGTATTAAAACTCCATGTTAA
- a CDS encoding MerR family transcriptional regulator: MKKEIKYGNIFDVGLDEPVYTSGVINKLLGIPVWVLKQLDKENIIRPLRKKGKSRLYSKNELNKLSHIWYLMKEKGVKVDGLKIILEMEEKMFAKT; this comes from the coding sequence ATGAAAAAAGAAATCAAATATGGAAATATTTTTGATGTAGGGCTCGACGAGCCGGTATACACGAGCGGGGTCATTAATAAACTTCTCGGTATACCAGTGTGGGTTCTTAAGCAGCTCGATAAAGAGAATATTATTCGTCCACTCAGAAAAAAAGGTAAGTCGCGGCTATACTCGAAAAACGAACTAAACAAATTAAGCCATATTTGGTATCTGATGAAAGAGAAGGGAGTAAAAGTGGACGGTTTAAAAATTATATTAGAGATGGAAGAGAAAATGTTTGCAAAGACCTAA
- the groES gene encoding co-chaperone GroES, with amino-acid sequence MQITPLGDRILVKPLEAEEKTKGGIILPDTAKEKPQEGRVVAVGKGKVLDDGKVQPLEVKPGDKILYGKYSGTEIKLEDEEHLIIKEEDVLAIITD; translated from the coding sequence ATGCAGATTACGCCATTAGGAGACAGGATTTTAGTTAAGCCTTTGGAAGCTGAAGAGAAGACCAAAGGAGGGATTATCTTACCGGATACTGCCAAGGAGAAGCCGCAGGAGGGTAGAGTTGTGGCAGTGGGCAAGGGTAAGGTTTTAGATGATGGCAAGGTTCAACCCTTAGAAGTTAAGCCCGGAGATAAAATCCTCTACGGAAAATATTCCGGCACAGAAATAAAATTAGAAGACGAAGAGCATCTGATTATTAAGGAAGAGGATGTTTTAGCTATAATCACTGATTAA